Genomic window (Candidatus Limnocylindria bacterium):
CTTCGTGAGGTCGATCCCACTCGACGACTTGAGCGCCTTTGAACGCACGCCGCCCGTCGTGATGATCGATCCGTCCGCGAGCACCACCTCGGCTCCGAGGACGTACGCGGACGTGGTCCCCCAGCGCACCGCGTGCGGGCCGCTCGCGTTGTTCGCGGCCATCCCTCCGAGCGTGCACGCTCGTCCGCTCCCAGGGTCCGGCGGGAAGAAGAGGCCCTGTGGTCGCAGTGCGTCCTGAAGGTCGGCGAACACGATCCCGGGCTCGACGACGGCCTGCAGATTGCGGCGATCGATCTCGACGATCTCGCGCATCCGCGCGAAAGAGATGACGATCCCGCCGCGCGCAGCGATGGCTCCCCCGGTCTGGCCGGTGCCCGCGCCGCGTGGGACGACCGGCGTTCCCGTCGCGTCGGCGAAGCGCACGACGCTCGCGACCTCGGCGGTCGATTGCGGGACGACGACCACATCGGGCAGCCGCTGCTGGCGCAGCGACCAGAACGAAGCGTCGTAGGCGTAGGGGAGCAGCGTCGCGGGGTCGTCGATGACACGGTCGGCAGGGATGATCTCGCGCAGGCGATCGGCGAGTGTCGGCGCGGTCGTCACCATCGCGACCCGTATCCTAGGGTCTATCACTTCGCTCTCCACGCACGTCCGATCCGAGGATCTCGCCACGTGCATCTCGTGCGGGCTGTGTCTCAACGATTGTCCGACCTACCGCGTCCTCGGCGAGGAGGCGGACTCTCCGCGCGGACGCATCCAGCTGATCCGCGAGCTCGTGTCGTCGCCGACGGCACCGAGCGCGACGCTCACCGGACATCTCGATGCATGCCTGGTGTGCCGTGCGTGTGAGACCGCGTGCCCGTCCGGCGTTCCGTTCGGCCGGATCATGGAGGGCGCTCGAGAAGTGCTGGCTGAGCGGAGCTCAGCCGGTCCGGTCAAGCGCGCGTTGCGGCGGATCGGCCTCGACACCATCGCGCGTCCCGGACGGCTCGCCTTTGTCACGAAGATCACCGACCTCGTCGTTCGCAGCGGGCTGGCATCGCTGGCGCGTCGCGTCGGGCCGCGCCGTCTGTCGTGGCTGAGCGCACTCGCTCCACGTGCGGAAGGCGCGCCGTTCGCTCTCGTGGTACGCGACGGCGCCGACGTCTGCCTGTTCGCCGGCTGCGTGATGCGAGAGGCGTTCGGTGATACCGAGCGAGCGACCGTGCGTGTCCTCGAACGCGACGGCCATCGAGTCACCGCCCCGATCGAGCAGATGTGCTGCGGCGCGCTGCACGCGCATGCCGGCGACGGCGAGCGCGCTCGGGAGCTCGCTCGGCTGAACATCGACGCGTTCGCCGGCAGCGACCTTCCGGTCGTCGTGAACGCGGCGGGGTGCGGCGCGCACCTGAAGGCGTACGGCGACGTGCTACAGGAGGATCCCGCGTGGGCCCAGCGCGGACGCGCGTTCGGCGCACGCGTGCGCGACGCGACCGAGGTCGCGCGGCCAAGGCCAGATCGCGTGGAGCGCCCGCTGCGCGTCGCGTACCAGGACGCCTGCCATCTTGCGCACGGTCAACGCATCCGGTCGCAGCCGCGCGCACTCCTTCGTGCGATCGAGGGTGTCAGTCTCGTCGAGATCGCCGACGCCGAGCGCTGCTGCGGCAGCGCGGGGATCTACAACCTCACGCAACCAGAGATCTCGCAGGAGCTGCAGCGCCAGAAGGTCGCGACGATCCTCGCCGCGCGGCCCGATGTCGTTGTGAGCGCCAATCCGGGCTGCATCCTGCAGATCGTCGCGGGGCTTCGAGCGGCGGGATCGAGCGTTCCGGTGGTGCACCTGATGCGGTTCTTGGACGATCCGGCGGCGTTTGGGTAGCCAAGCGGCCCAAAATGGGCCGAACGAGGGGCCGTCCGGCTGGTCCGCGCGCGGGCCGTTTTCGTGCGAAAATAGACGTACCAATGAGTGTTTCTCGATCCACCTACCGTCACCGCCTCAGTTCCGAAGATGTCCGCAAAGCCAGGATCCTGATCACCAAGGACGCCTGGAAGCTCTTCCCGAATCCTGGCGAACGTGTCGCCCTTCGTATCGGCGCGCGGCGTTTCGATGCTGAGATCAAGTCCGAGAACTGCGTGTGCGTCCCGCCGGAGCACGAGCACTACCACCTCATCTGCCCCGCACTCAAGGGCCAGGCTGGCTTCAAGAGCGGCGCGCTCGTGGTGATCGCAAAGGACTCCGATGGCGGGTATCGCTTCGTTGAGGAGCGGGGCTAGACAGCCCTAGACTTCGCCGGTGGCCGGTCCGAACTACATCCTGATCCACGTCTTTGGTACCGTCCGCGACGAGCTGGACCGCGAGGACCCGGAGACTCGGAAGCGCTCGTACTCGGCGTGGCTGCGCGAGTACGTCTCGGAACAGCCTCAGCGCCTCACCGAGATCGCCCGCCTGCTCGATCTTCTGACCGAGAACGGCTGGCGTGTCATCGGATCGCCATACGACTGCGACGTCATGCTCGAGCGAGAGGTCTCTCGTCAGACCGCCGAAGAAGAGCTGCGGCGAGCGGAGATCTGGGACCGTCTGGTGCGCATCGCGTCGCCGGACGACGACGGACATGTCATCTGGCGCGAGCATCCCGAGGGGAAGCCCGCCGCGCCGCGACGACGACGGAGGGTGCGCCGCCCGCCGACCCGCGAGCAGGGAAGCTAGTGGCGCGTCCCGCCGCGGGTCCTGCCGCGGCTCGCACTGCTCACGAGCATGTGTCTCGCCGCGTCACCCGCGGCGGGACGCGCCACTAGCACTGCCTCACCCTCTCGGCGATGAGCTCACGGAGCTCCACGTTCATCTGGGCGGCTCGGTCGACCCGGCGGCGATGTGGGGCATCGCGGCGAAGCAGGGTATCCGGCTCCCGACGAAGGACTACTGGGAGTTCGTCGACCTCATCACGGTGGGCAAGAAGGAGCGGAAGTCGTTCGAGGACTTCCTCGCGCTGTATCGCTGGACCGAGCTTATCCAATCGAGCCCGCTCGCGGTGGAGGAGTCCGTCTACCAGGTCGTCGGCGGCGCGTACCGGAAGGCGAACATCACCACGCTCGAGCTCCGCTACAACCCGATGAAGAGGAACCGTGGCGGCGAGCAGGACCTCGACCACATCATCATGGCGTCGATCCGTGGTCTCGATCGCGCGCGTCTCGAGTACCCGGTCCTCGCTGGCCTGATCTTCTGCCTCGACCGGACCTTCACCTACGCGCTGAACGAGATCATCGTCGACAAGGCCATCGCGTATCGGCACCGCGGCGTGGTCGGGATCGACATCGCCGGACCGACGCATCCGGACTTCCAATACCGCGACTACGCAGCGCTCTTTGCGAAGGCGCGCCGGGCCGGTCTCGGCCTCACCGTTCACGCGGGCGAGGACGAGGACTGGCACTCCGTCGACGAGGTGCTCCAGCACCTCGAGCCCGAGCGGATCGGACACGGCATCCATGCCGCGGAGAACGTTGCGCTGTGCAAGCGCCTGGCGGAGCGTGGCGTGCTGCTCGAGATCTGCCCGAGCTCCAACATCCACACACAGGTGGTGAAGGATGCGGAGGAGCTCGGTCGCTACATCGCGACCTTCAAGAAGCACAGGGTGCGCTTCAGCTTCAACACCGACGGCCCTGAGATGCTGCAGACGACGCTGCGCGATGAGCTTCGCTTCGCGGTCAAGAGCGAGTGGGTGACCAAAGAGGAGCTCGCGCAGTGCGGCGAGTGGGCGCAGCAGGCGTCGTTCGTGCACCGGCTCTCGGTCGCATGACGCGTGGACAGGCCGCGATCCTGCGCTTCGTTCTCATCTGTGGCGCGTGGGCGGTCGGCCAGACGCTGACCTGGGGCGTTGCCGGCCCGCTCGGCGTCGTCATTCCGGCGGTGCTCGCGGTCGGCGTTCTCGTGGTGACCGCCGATCTCGGGCGTCCACGCTCGGGCGGCGGTGACCTGAAGTACTGGCGCGGCCGCCGCGTCGACGACGACGAGCGCCGCGGTCGCTGGAACTAACCGCGTCCAAGTACACCTTCACGCCGCTGCGCGAGGACGACCTTGAGCTGGTGCGCGCCTGGCTGCTCCTGCCGCACGTTCGTGCGTGGTACGACGACGTGGCGACAGCCACGTACCCGGATGATGCGATCGCGGAGCGCCGCCTGGCCATACGCGGCGAAGATCCGACGGATCACTTCCTCATCCGGCTCGACGGCCGGCCGATCGGCGACATCCAGAGCTACCGTGTCGACGATCACCCGGAGTACGCGGCGCAGATCGCGATCGGCCGACCGGCGGTCGGGATCGATCTCTTCATCGGCGACGTGGACCTTATCGGCCGCGGTCACGGTCCCGCGCTGATCCGCGCGTTCCTCCGCGATGTCGCGTTCCCGCGTTACGGCGTCGATCTCTGTGTCATAGGGCCGAGCCACGGCAACACCGCGGCGATCCGCGCATACGAAAAGGCCGGATTCCGCTTCTTGAAGACATACCTCGAGCCGGACGCGCGCGAGCCCGAGCACTACCTGATGGAGCTCAGCCGGGCGGCGTTGGATGCAGACAGGCTGTAGTCAAATCCGGCTGCGTATGGGCGTCGGTTCTGGGATGATGCGCGAGAGGCGGAGGTGACCGGCATGGGTCTGCTCGAAGGAAAGCGCGCGCTCATCGTGGGAGTCGGTAATCAGCGGAGCATCGCGTGGGGGATCGCGACGAGCTTCCAGCGCGAGGGCGCCCGTCTCGCCTTCACGTATCTCAACGATCGCTTCAAGGACAACGTGACCAAGCTCGTCGACACGCTGCCGGATCACGAGTCGATGCCCGTGCTCCTCTGTGACGCGGCCAAGCCCGCCGATGTGGCCTCGCTCATCTCCGAGATCGATCGTCGCTGGGGCGGGCTCGACATCCTCGTGCATTCGATCGCGTTCGCGCCCGTCGACGACCTGAAGGGCCGCTTCCACGAGATCTCGCGCGACGGTGTGCTCATGGCCGTCGAGATCAGTGCCTACACATTGGTTTCGCTTTCGCGCGCAGCGCTGCCGCTCTTCACGAAGGCCGGCGGCGGCAGCGTGATGACGCTGACCTACAACGCGGTCGAGCGCGTCGTGCCGAGCTATAACTCGATGGCGATCGCGAAGGCCGCGCTCGAGACGTGCGTCCGTTATCTCGCGGTCGACCTCGGTCCGTCGAATGTGCGCGTCAACGCGATATCCGCCGGGCCCCTGAAGACGCTCTCGGCGAGCGCGGTGAAGGGCATCTCGACCGCGCGAGACCTCATGGAGTCGAAGTCTCCCCTGCGTCGCAACATCACGCAGGAAGAGGTCGGCAACGTCGCAGTGTTCCTCGCGAGCGAGATGTCGCGCAGTGTCACGGGGGACACGATCTACGCCGACAACGGCGTGAACATCATCGGTGTGACCGAGTAATCGGGCAGCCTTGCTGCCCTCATCTGCCTGGCGTGTGCGCTTCGCGCACGC
Coding sequences:
- a CDS encoding heterodisulfide reductase-related iron-sulfur binding cluster; translated protein: MISRRRSASVGAVVTIATRILGSITSLSTHVRSEDLATCISCGLCLNDCPTYRVLGEEADSPRGRIQLIRELVSSPTAPSATLTGHLDACLVCRACETACPSGVPFGRIMEGAREVLAERSSAGPVKRALRRIGLDTIARPGRLAFVTKITDLVVRSGLASLARRVGPRRLSWLSALAPRAEGAPFALVVRDGADVCLFAGCVMREAFGDTERATVRVLERDGHRVTAPIEQMCCGALHAHAGDGERARELARLNIDAFAGSDLPVVVNAAGCGAHLKAYGDVLQEDPAWAQRGRAFGARVRDATEVARPRPDRVERPLRVAYQDACHLAHGQRIRSQPRALLRAIEGVSLVEIADAERCCGSAGIYNLTQPEISQELQRQKVATILAARPDVVVSANPGCILQIVAGLRAAGSSVPVVHLMRFLDDPAAFG
- a CDS encoding adenosine deaminase, producing the protein MPHPLGDELTELHVHLGGSVDPAAMWGIAAKQGIRLPTKDYWEFVDLITVGKKERKSFEDFLALYRWTELIQSSPLAVEESVYQVVGGAYRKANITTLELRYNPMKRNRGGEQDLDHIIMASIRGLDRARLEYPVLAGLIFCLDRTFTYALNEIIVDKAIAYRHRGVVGIDIAGPTHPDFQYRDYAALFAKARRAGLGLTVHAGEDEDWHSVDEVLQHLEPERIGHGIHAAENVALCKRLAERGVLLEICPSSNIHTQVVKDAEELGRYIATFKKHRVRFSFNTDGPEMLQTTLRDELRFAVKSEWVTKEELAQCGEWAQQASFVHRLSVA
- a CDS encoding GNAT family N-acetyltransferase; the protein is MREDDLELVRAWLLLPHVRAWYDDVATATYPDDAIAERRLAIRGEDPTDHFLIRLDGRPIGDIQSYRVDDHPEYAAQIAIGRPAVGIDLFIGDVDLIGRGHGPALIRAFLRDVAFPRYGVDLCVIGPSHGNTAAIRAYEKAGFRFLKTYLEPDAREPEHYLMELSRAALDADRL
- a CDS encoding enoyl-ACP reductase; the protein is MGLLEGKRALIVGVGNQRSIAWGIATSFQREGARLAFTYLNDRFKDNVTKLVDTLPDHESMPVLLCDAAKPADVASLISEIDRRWGGLDILVHSIAFAPVDDLKGRFHEISRDGVLMAVEISAYTLVSLSRAALPLFTKAGGGSVMTLTYNAVERVVPSYNSMAIAKAALETCVRYLAVDLGPSNVRVNAISAGPLKTLSASAVKGISTARDLMESKSPLRRNITQEEVGNVAVFLASEMSRSVTGDTIYADNGVNIIGVTE